The following proteins are co-located in the Manihot esculenta cultivar AM560-2 chromosome 7, M.esculenta_v8, whole genome shotgun sequence genome:
- the LOC110618585 gene encoding peptide chain release factor 1 isoform X5, which yields MAMAAQLAWKSIFLIKFAGRSISRISSNGSCMANYRHSFFCNSPNTTTITSGRPQFPRCCFTHRAASSEIGSKYLELTDEELMKQCEMDTFKSSGPGGQHRNKRESAVRLKHLPTGIISQAVEDRSQHKNRASALKRLRTLLALKVRNALDLDAYSPPHELLQILPPKSTIRGSDCGPQIGPNNPKFILVLGNASVAGLNLCC from the exons ATGGCAATGGCAGCTCAGCTGGCATGGAAATCTATTTTCCTTATTAAATTTGCAGGAAGAAGCATAAGCAGAATCTCAAGTAATGGCAGTTGTATGGCCAATTATCGTCATAGTTTCTTCTGTAACAGTCCAAATACGACAACGATAACAAGCGGGCGCCCACAATTCCCACGGTGTTGCTTCACTCACCGCGCTGCTAGTAGTGAAATTGGAAGCAAATATTTGGAATTAACTGATGAGGAACTCATGAAACAGTGCGAGATGGACACATTCAAGTCGTCGGGCCCTGGTGGTCAGCACCGCAACAAGCGCGAGTCCGCCGTCCGCCTCAAACACCTGCCCACCGGTATTATTTCTCAG GCTGTTGAGGACCGTTCGCAGCACAAGAATCGAGCTTCAGCTTTAAAACGACTACGCACCCTTTTAGCCCTCAAAG TTAGGAACGCTCTGGATCTTGATGCATATTCGCCGCCTCATGAGCTTCTTCAAATTCTGCCTCCTAAGTCCACCATTAGGGGGTCAGATTGCGGTCCGCAAATTGGGCCTAATAATCCTAAGTTTATTTTGGTACTAG GGAATGCAAGCGTTGCTGGACTTAATCTTTGCTGTTGA
- the LOC110618585 gene encoding peptide chain release factor 1 isoform X2 yields the protein MAMAAQLAWKSIFLIKFAGRSISRISSNGSCMANYRHSFFCNSPNTTTITSGRPQFPRCCFTHRAASSEIGSKYLELTDEELMKQCEMDTFKSSGPGGQHRNKRESAVRLKHLPTGIISQAVEDRSQHKNRASALKRLRTLLALKVRNALDLDAYSPPHELLQILPPKSTIRGSDCGPQIGPNNPKFILGMQALLDLIFAVEGSISEAAKFLGLNTGALSRLILSDDSLRMAVNELRTSKGLKPLK from the exons ATGGCAATGGCAGCTCAGCTGGCATGGAAATCTATTTTCCTTATTAAATTTGCAGGAAGAAGCATAAGCAGAATCTCAAGTAATGGCAGTTGTATGGCCAATTATCGTCATAGTTTCTTCTGTAACAGTCCAAATACGACAACGATAACAAGCGGGCGCCCACAATTCCCACGGTGTTGCTTCACTCACCGCGCTGCTAGTAGTGAAATTGGAAGCAAATATTTGGAATTAACTGATGAGGAACTCATGAAACAGTGCGAGATGGACACATTCAAGTCGTCGGGCCCTGGTGGTCAGCACCGCAACAAGCGCGAGTCCGCCGTCCGCCTCAAACACCTGCCCACCGGTATTATTTCTCAG GCTGTTGAGGACCGTTCGCAGCACAAGAATCGAGCTTCAGCTTTAAAACGACTACGCACCCTTTTAGCCCTCAAAG TTAGGAACGCTCTGGATCTTGATGCATATTCGCCGCCTCATGAGCTTCTTCAAATTCTGCCTCCTAAGTCCACCATTAGGGGGTCAGATTGCGGTCCGCAAATTGGGCCTAATAATCCTAAGTTTATTTTG GGAATGCAAGCGTTGCTGGACTTAATCTTTGCTGTTGAGGGTTCTATATCGGAAGCAGCAAAATTTCTGGG GTTAAACACTGGAGCACTGTCACGATTGATATTATCAGATGACTCTCTTCGCATGGCAGTGAATGAATTGCGAACCTCCAAG GGTTTGAAGCCTCTGAAGTAA
- the LOC110618585 gene encoding peptide chain release factor 1 isoform X4, whose protein sequence is MAMAAQLAWKSIFLIKFAGRSISRISSNGSCMANYRHSFFCNSPNTTTITSGRPQFPRCCFTHRAASSEIGSKYLELTDEELMKQCEMDTFKSSGPGGQHRNKRESAVRLKHLPTGIISQAVEDRSQHKNRASALKRLRTLLALKVRNALDLDAYSPPHELLQILPPKSTIRGSDCGPQIGPNNPKFILGMQALLDLIFAVEGSISEAAKFLGV, encoded by the exons ATGGCAATGGCAGCTCAGCTGGCATGGAAATCTATTTTCCTTATTAAATTTGCAGGAAGAAGCATAAGCAGAATCTCAAGTAATGGCAGTTGTATGGCCAATTATCGTCATAGTTTCTTCTGTAACAGTCCAAATACGACAACGATAACAAGCGGGCGCCCACAATTCCCACGGTGTTGCTTCACTCACCGCGCTGCTAGTAGTGAAATTGGAAGCAAATATTTGGAATTAACTGATGAGGAACTCATGAAACAGTGCGAGATGGACACATTCAAGTCGTCGGGCCCTGGTGGTCAGCACCGCAACAAGCGCGAGTCCGCCGTCCGCCTCAAACACCTGCCCACCGGTATTATTTCTCAG GCTGTTGAGGACCGTTCGCAGCACAAGAATCGAGCTTCAGCTTTAAAACGACTACGCACCCTTTTAGCCCTCAAAG TTAGGAACGCTCTGGATCTTGATGCATATTCGCCGCCTCATGAGCTTCTTCAAATTCTGCCTCCTAAGTCCACCATTAGGGGGTCAGATTGCGGTCCGCAAATTGGGCCTAATAATCCTAAGTTTATTTTG GGAATGCAAGCGTTGCTGGACTTAATCTTTGCTGTTGAGGGTTCTATATCGGAAGCAGCAAAATTTCTGGG GGTTTGA
- the LOC110618585 gene encoding uncharacterized protein LOC110618585 isoform X1, with the protein MAMAAQLAWKSIFLIKFAGRSISRISSNGSCMANYRHSFFCNSPNTTTITSGRPQFPRCCFTHRAASSEIGSKYLELTDEELMKQCEMDTFKSSGPGGQHRNKRESAVRLKHLPTGIISQAVEDRSQHKNRASALKRLRTLLALKVRNALDLDAYSPPHELLQILPPKSTIRGSDCGPQIGPNNPKFILGMQALLDLIFAVEGSISEAAKFLGLNTGALSRLILSDDSLRMAVNELRTSKVVMLMVYDMYHCNGYIMCCYYLVSV; encoded by the exons ATGGCAATGGCAGCTCAGCTGGCATGGAAATCTATTTTCCTTATTAAATTTGCAGGAAGAAGCATAAGCAGAATCTCAAGTAATGGCAGTTGTATGGCCAATTATCGTCATAGTTTCTTCTGTAACAGTCCAAATACGACAACGATAACAAGCGGGCGCCCACAATTCCCACGGTGTTGCTTCACTCACCGCGCTGCTAGTAGTGAAATTGGAAGCAAATATTTGGAATTAACTGATGAGGAACTCATGAAACAGTGCGAGATGGACACATTCAAGTCGTCGGGCCCTGGTGGTCAGCACCGCAACAAGCGCGAGTCCGCCGTCCGCCTCAAACACCTGCCCACCGGTATTATTTCTCAG GCTGTTGAGGACCGTTCGCAGCACAAGAATCGAGCTTCAGCTTTAAAACGACTACGCACCCTTTTAGCCCTCAAAG TTAGGAACGCTCTGGATCTTGATGCATATTCGCCGCCTCATGAGCTTCTTCAAATTCTGCCTCCTAAGTCCACCATTAGGGGGTCAGATTGCGGTCCGCAAATTGGGCCTAATAATCCTAAGTTTATTTTG GGAATGCAAGCGTTGCTGGACTTAATCTTTGCTGTTGAGGGTTCTATATCGGAAGCAGCAAAATTTCTGGG GTTAAACACTGGAGCACTGTCACGATTGATATTATCAGATGACTCTCTTCGCATGGCAGTGAATGAATTGCGAACCTCCAAGGTAGTAATGCTAATGGTTTATGACATGTACCATTGCAATGGTTACATAATGTGCTGTTACTATCTAGTTTCAGTATAA
- the LOC110618585 gene encoding peptide chain release factor 1 isoform X3, giving the protein MAMAAQLAWKSIFLIKFAGRSISRISSNGSCMANYRHSFFCNSPNTTTITSGRPQFPRCCFTHRAASSEIGSKYLELTDEELMKQCEMDTFKSSGPGGQHRNKRESAVRLKHLPTGIISQAVEDRSQHKNRASALKRLRTLLALKVRNALDLDAYSPPHELLQILPPKSTIRGSDCGPQIGPNNPKFILGMQALLDLIFAVEGSISEAAKFLGLNSGALSRLILSPEMLR; this is encoded by the exons ATGGCAATGGCAGCTCAGCTGGCATGGAAATCTATTTTCCTTATTAAATTTGCAGGAAGAAGCATAAGCAGAATCTCAAGTAATGGCAGTTGTATGGCCAATTATCGTCATAGTTTCTTCTGTAACAGTCCAAATACGACAACGATAACAAGCGGGCGCCCACAATTCCCACGGTGTTGCTTCACTCACCGCGCTGCTAGTAGTGAAATTGGAAGCAAATATTTGGAATTAACTGATGAGGAACTCATGAAACAGTGCGAGATGGACACATTCAAGTCGTCGGGCCCTGGTGGTCAGCACCGCAACAAGCGCGAGTCCGCCGTCCGCCTCAAACACCTGCCCACCGGTATTATTTCTCAG GCTGTTGAGGACCGTTCGCAGCACAAGAATCGAGCTTCAGCTTTAAAACGACTACGCACCCTTTTAGCCCTCAAAG TTAGGAACGCTCTGGATCTTGATGCATATTCGCCGCCTCATGAGCTTCTTCAAATTCTGCCTCCTAAGTCCACCATTAGGGGGTCAGATTGCGGTCCGCAAATTGGGCCTAATAATCCTAAGTTTATTTTG GGAATGCAAGCGTTGCTGGACTTAATCTTTGCTGTTGAGGGTTCTATATCGGAAGCAGCAAAATTTCTGGG GTTAAACTCTGGAGCACTATCACGATTGATATTATCACCGGAAATGCTCAGATGA